In the Pseudochaenichthys georgianus chromosome 1, fPseGeo1.2, whole genome shotgun sequence genome, one interval contains:
- the mcrip2 gene encoding MAPK regulated corepressor interacting protein 2 produces MMYTITRGPSKLVTQRRTGPTQQIESKCCDLKLKPTSWLSSTSPPPKIVFNRLNGKRYHGAATQKSPCPAEGFTPAHEENVRFVHEAWQEVEQKKGDGDGVESTESQGPIQYTEKTPSVAMKNFVPIDLEEWWAQRFLANIANLS; encoded by the exons ATGATGTACACAATCACCAGAGGTCCCAGCAAACTTGTTACACAGCGGCGGACAG GTCCAACACAACAAATCGAGAGCAAATGTTGCGACTTGAAGCTGAAGCCGACGTCTTGGCTCTCGTCAAC ctctcctccCCCAAAGATCGTGTTCAATCGTCTGAATGGGAAGCGCTACCACGGTGCAGCCACACAGAAGAGCCCCTGCCCCGCAGAGGGATTCACTCCTGCACATGAAGAGAACGTCAGATTTGTGCATGAAG CATGGCAGGAGGTGGAGCAGAAGAAGGGAGATGGTGACGGTGTGGAGTCAACTGAGAGCCAGGGGCCCATTCAGTATACTGAGAAGACCCCCAGTGTTGCGATGAAGA ACTTTGTGCCCATAGACCTGGAGGAGTGGTGGGCTCAGCGCTTCCTTGCCAACATTGCCAATCTGTCTTGA